DNA from Kitasatospora acidiphila:
GGTGCGCAACATCGTCGCCACCCCGCTGGCCGGCCTCGACGGCGGCACCGAAGGCGGCATCGACCTGCGGCCGTGGATCCGCGAGCTGGACGCGCTGCTCTGCGCCAGCGACACCGCCCGTGCGCTCTCCGGCCGGTTCCTGTTCGCCCTGGACGACGGGCGCGGTGACGTCGCCGCGCTGGACGCCGACGTGACGCTGATCGCCCGCCCCGACGGCAGCGCCCTGCTGCGGCTCGGCCGCGCCGACTGGTGCGCGGAGGCGGTGGACGGCCCACGGGCCGCCCTGCGGGCCGCCGAGGAGTTCGTCGGCCTGGCCGACGGCGCCTGGCGGGTGCGCGAGGCCGACCCGGACGGCACCCGGCTGGCGGCCCGGCTCGGCCTGACGCCCCGCCCGCTGCCCGAGCTGACCGGCCGTCGGCCCGTGGTCGGCGTCCAGGCGGGCGCGATCGGCGTGGGCCTGCGGTTCGGCCGGGCCACCGCCGACCAGTGGCGAGCCCTGGCAGGCGCGGCTTCGGCGGCCGCGAACGAGCTGCGGGTCACCCCTGGCGCACCGTCCTGCTGCCCGGTGTCGCCCCGGGCATGGCACCCCGGCTCGCCGCCTGGGGCCTGCGCACCGACCCCCGCTCGCCCTGGGAGGGCGCCACCGCCTGCACCGGCGCCCCCGGCTGCGCCAAGTCGCTCGCCGATGTGCGCGCCGACGCGGCCGCAGCGCTGGAGGCCACCCACGAGCCCGGTGCCCTGCCCGTCCACTGGTCCGGCTGCGCGCGCCGCTGCGGCCACCCCGCCGGCGCCTGGGTGGACGTGCTCGCCACCGGACCGAGCGGCTACCTGATCTCCCAACCGACCGGCAGCACAACCGAAGTGACGAATCAACAGATGGCAGCGGCGGTCGCCGCGGCCCGGAGGACCCCGTGATCGAGTACGAGAAGGACGGTGCGGCGATCTACCGCGAGTCCTTTGCCACCATCCGCGCCGAGGCCGACCTCGCCGCCCTCCCGGCCGACGTGGCACAGGTCGCGGTGCGCATGATCCACGCCTGCGGCATGACCGACCTGGTCAAGGACCTGCTCTGGACCCCCAACGTGGTGGCCGACGCGCGCGCCGCGCTGCGCGCCGGTGCGCCGATCCTGTGCGACGTCTCGATGGTGGCCAGCGGGGTGACCCGCAAGCGGCTGCCCGCCGACAACGAGGTGATCTGCACCCTCTCCGACCCGTCCGTGCCGGCACTCGCCGCCGAACTGGGCACCACCCGCAGCGCCGCCGCCATGGAACTGTGGCGGGACAAGCTGGCGGGCTCGGTGGTGGCCGTCGGCAATGCGCCGACCTCGCTGTTCCGCCTGCTGGAGATGATCGAGGACGGCGCGCCCCGCCCGGCCGCGGTGATCGGTGTGCCGGTCGGCTTCGTCGGCGCGGCCGAGTCCAAGCAGGCGCTCGCCGAGCACCCGTCCGGCCTGGAGCACATCGTGGTGACCGGTCGGCGCGGCGGCAGCGCGATCGCCGCCGCAGCCCTCAACGCGATTGCGAGTGAGGTCGAGTGACGGACCGTCAAAGCCCCCAAGGGGCGAGGCTGTACGGGGTCGGGCTCGGCCCCGGCGACCCCGACCTGCTGACCCTGCGGGCCGCCCAGGTGATCGCGAAGGCCGACGTCATCGCCTACCACAGCGCCCGGCACGGCCGTTCGATCGCCCGCTCGATCGCGGCGCCGCACCTGACCGGCGAGCAGATCGAGGAGAAGCTGGTCTACCCGATCACCGTGGAGACCACCGACCACCCGGGCGGCTACCGGGGCGCGTTGGAGGAGTTCTACGAGGAGGCCGCCGCCCGGCTGGCCGTCCACCTGGACGCCGGCCGGACCGTCGCCGTGCTGGCGGAGGGCGACCCGCTCTTCTACGGCTCCTACCAGCACATGCACAAGCGCCTGGCGCACCGCTACCCGACCGAGGTGATCCCCGGGGTGACCTCGATCAGCGCGGCCGCCGCCCGACTGGGCGAGCCGCTGGTGGAGGCGGAGGAGGTGCTGACGGTGATACCGGGCACGCTGCCCGAGGAGGAGCTGACGGCCCGCCTGGCCGCCACCGACTCCGCCGTGGTGATGAAGCTCGGCCGCACCTTCCCGACCGTGCGGCGGGCGCTGGAGCGGGCGGGCCGGCTGGACGAGGCCCGGTACGTCGAGCGGGCCACCATGCCGGGCGAGCGCACCGGCAAGCTGGCGGAGATCGACCCGGACGGCGTGCCGTACTTCTCGGTCGCCGTGCTGCCCAGCCGCATCAACCACCCCAAACCGGAGCCCGAGCAGGGCGAGGTGGTGGTGGTCGGCACCGGTCCGGCCGGGCCGCTCTGGCTCACCGCCGAGGCGCGCGGGGTGCTGGCCGCCGCCACCGACCTGGTCGGCTACACCACCTACCTGGACCGGGTGCCGGTCCGCCCCGGGCAGGTGCGGCACGGTTCGGACAACAAGGTGGAGTCCGAGCGCGCCGAGTTCGCCCTCGACCTGGCCCGCCGCGGCCGCCGGGTCGCGGTGGTCTCCTCCGGCGACCCGGGCGTCTTCGCGATGGCCACGGCCGTGCTGGAGGTCGCCTGCCAGGAGCCGTACCGCGAGGTCCCGGTGCGGATCGTGCCGGGCATGACCGCCGCCCATGCCGCCGCCTCCCGGGCCGGTGCGCCGCTGGGGCACGACTACGCCGTGGTCTCGCTATCCGACCGGCTCAAGCCGTGGACCGTGGTGGCCGAGCGGCTGCGGGCCGCAGCGGCCGCCGACCTGGTGCTGGCGCTGTACAACCCGGGCTCCAAGAGCCGCACCACGCAGGTCGGCCTGGCCCGCGACGTGCTGCTGGAGCACCGTGCCCCGGACACCCCCGTGGTGATGGCCCGGGACGTCGGCGGGCCGACCGAGCGGGTGCGGACGGTGAAGCTGGGCGAGCTGGACCCGGCCGAGGTGGACATGCGGACCATCCTGCTGATCGGCTCCTCGCAGACCCAGGCGGTGCAGCGCGGCAACGGCACCGAGGTGGTGTGGACACCGCGCCGCTACCCGGAGCCGTCGTCGGAGCGGGAGGGCTGAGCAAGCGCTTGGTTGAGGTGCGGCGGTGGCTGAGCGCTTGGTCATCGCCGCGGCGCTGAGCGGACGTTCGGCGCGAGCCCGGCCGGGTGGGGGCCGGCCGGGCTCGGCCCGGAAGCATCCCAAGCGTGGTAGAAACCCATGCCTAGGACGCCCGGCTGCCCTCCCCTGTATGGCAGCCGGATCTGCCCCCTGCCCCTGAGCGTACGGATGGGTGACCACCTGCGGATACCTCATCCGTGCACTCTCACCGCCGCCGGACGCTCACCACTGCACAGCCCACCGCACAGCCGCACCACCGAGATGACGCCGGACCCAGGGGCCCTGAAGGGGCGGCAGCCGAGACCGGATCAGGAGGACCGCAGATGTCCGTGGGGTCGAGGTCCATGGCCGACGAACCGCGGCCGGGGAGTGGCCGGCCCGACGATGGATCGGAGGCCGCCCGCCACAGCGACCGGGTGGACGCCCTGTTCGACCAACTGCGGTTGCAGGCCGACCGGCCCGACGGTCCGGCCCGGCTGGTCGGTTGGCTGGCCCGGCAGTTGGCCGCCGACGTCACCCTCACCGTGCGCGCCCCCGGCACCCCTGCCACCCCCACCCGCCCCGCCCCGCCACCGCACCCCCCGCCCCCGAGGCCTCAGCACCCGCCGGCGCCGCCGAGCGGCTCGCACCGGCCGCCGCAGCGGTGGGCCGCCTACTGAACGGCGCCCCGCTGCCTCCCACCCCCGCAGCACCCGCCACCCCCGACCCCACCGTGCGGCTCTTCCCGATCGGCGGCCGGCACCCCGACGCGGTGCTGGCGCTGCGCCGGAAGGAACCGCTCACCGCCCTCGACGTCCGGCTGATCACCCACACCGAGACGGTGCTGGCCCGTCTGCTCGCCGCCCGCGAGTCCGCCGCCGAGCGCGCCACCCTGCACCAGGTGTCCGCCTCCCTCCGGGTCGCCGCCTTCCAGTTGCTGATGGGCGGCCAGATCACCCTGGCCCGGCGCATCGCGTCGCCGCTGCTCCCCGGTGTCCTGGTGCACGAGCGTGCCCGGGTCTACCTGGTCGACTGCACCACCACCGACCGCAACGTCACCGCCCGGGTGCTCGCCGGCAGCCTCGCCGGCCGGGCGCTCCTGGCGCGCTGCCCGGCCTACGACACCCACCTGGTCGTGCTCGCCCCGCTCCCGCTGGACGCGTCGCTGGACGAGCAAGGCTGGTGCCCCACCGGGCTGGCCCTGCGCGGCGTGGTCGAGCCGCGCCCCGACCACCACCTGGGCGGCAGCACCACGGTGGACCTCGCCCAGACCGCCGACGCCTACCGCGAGGCGTTCAACGCGCTCACCGTGGCCCGCAACCTGCCGCACCGGCACGCCCTTTACCAAGCGCAGACCCAACTCGCCCAGCTGGTCGGCGAACCGGCCGCGGGCTGGGCGGAGCGGCTGCTCGGCCCGGTGCTGGAGCTGCCCCGGAACCAGCGCGACGAGGTGATCGAGACCACCCGCCTGGCGCTCGCCTTCAGCCATGCGCAGACCGGCAAGATACTGGACGTGCACCGCAACACGGTGGCCCGTCGGATCGAACGGGGCGTCGGCCTGCTCGGCCTGGACTGGGGATCGTTCCAGGACCGGGCGCTGCTGGACCTGGCACTGCAACTGCTCACCGAGGCAACCGGGGCAAGCGAGGCAACGGACCAGCGGAGCGCCGGCCGGCGGGTCGGGCTGCCCGAGATCCTCTCCAGCGAGGCGGCCCGGGCCTGGGCGCAGGCGTTCCTGGCCCCGCTGGCCGAGGACCGGCGCCCGCTGCTGCGCACCCTGGCCGGCTGGGTGGCGGCGGGGGCCAACGCCCGCGACACCCAGACCGCGCTGGGGCTGCACCAGCAGACCGTGCTGGACCACCTGCGCACCGCCGAGCGGCTGCTGCAGCGGGAGTTGACGGTGGGCCGGAGCGGCGCGTACGAACTGGCCTGGGCACTGTGGATCAGTGGAGCGGCCGCGCTGCCGAGGTAGCCGCTCCAGTAGACCCTCAGGCCCTCAGGCCCTCAGGCCCTCAGGCCCTCAGGCTGGGAACCCCACCCCGGTCAGCTGCTCGGAAGCGGTCCAGAGCCGGGCCGCCATCGCCAGGTCGGTGGCCGCTCGCGGCAGCCGCGCCGTGCTCGGCGCACCGACGATCTCGAACGGCCCGCCGGGCCCGTAGTACCCGCCGCCGACCACCCGCGCACCGGTCGCCGCCAGCAGGCTGGGCAGCGCGCCCTGTTCCGCGCTCTGCGAACCCACTGGGAGCCGCAGCAGCAGACCGGCGGCTCTGTTCGACTGACGACCGAGGCTCCACTGCCGACCAGAGCTCGACCGGCGACCAGGGCTCGCCTGCCGACCGAGCCGAGGGCCCGAGTTGACCAGATTGGTCCGGGAGAGGCCCGGGTGCGCGGCGGCGCTGAGGATGCCCCAGCGCTGGCGGTCGCTCAGCCGCTGCAGTTCCTGGGCGAACAGCAGGTTGGCCAGCTTGGAGGCGTTGTAGGCGGGCCAAGGGCGGTAGGAGTGCTCGGCGTTCAGATTGCCCAGGTCGATCCGGCCCAGCCGGGCGGCCAGGCTGCTCACGGTGACCACCCGGGGCGTGGTGGCGGCCCGCAGCAGCGGCAGCAGTCGGCCGGTGAGCGCGAAGTGGCCCAGGTGGTTGGTGCCGAACTGGAGCTCGAAGCCGTCCTTGGTGGTGTGCCGGGTCGGCACCGCCATCACCCCGGCGTTGTTGACCAGCAGGTCGACCGGCCGGCCGCGCTCCAACAGGACGTCGGCGAACGAGGCGACCGACTCCAGGTTGGCCAGGTCGACGGTGGCCACCGAGACCGGCCCGGTGGTCGGGGCGTTGGCGCGGATCCGGTCCGCCGCCGCCTCGCCCTGGGCGCCGTTGCGCACCGCCAGCACCACTTCGGCGCCGGCCAGCGCCAGCAGCCGCGCGGTGTGGTAGCCGATGCCGCTGTTCGCTCCTGTGACGACGGCCAGCCGGCCGCTCTGGTCGGGGATCGCGATGTTCCGCCCCCGTGGTCCGGCGCTTTGCTGGGGCGTGGTCCGACGGGCCATCGCAGGCTCCCTTCAGGGCCGAGTGGTAGTTCGAGCAGGACGGTACCTCACCAAAGCCCCAACTCGCCTAGAGCTTCCGACACATCAGTCACCACTTGGACACCGGTGGGCGCGTCGGGGCGCCGTACGAGTACCACCGGCAGGCCCAGTTCACGGGCCACCGCCAGCTTGGGGGCGGTCGCCGCGCCGCCGCTGTCCTTGCTCACCAGCAGGTCGATGCGGTGCTCCCGGAACACCGCCCGCTCGCCGTCCAGCGTGAACGGGCCGCGCTCCAGCAGCACCGTCAGGTCGGCCGGGAGCGGCGGCTCGGGCGGCTCCACCGAGCGGGCCACCAGGTGCACGCCGCTGACCTGAGCGAACTCCGACAACCCGAGCCGCCCGGTGGTCAGCAGCGCCCGCCGTCCCAGCCTCGGCAGCAGGGCCGCGGCGGCGGCCAGCGAATCCACCGAATGCCACCGATCACCCGGGACCGGGACCCAGCTGGGCCGGCGCAGCGCCAGCAGGGGAGTATGGGTCGCGGCGGCCGCCTCGGCCGCGTTCCGGCTGATCACCTGGGCGAAGGGATGCGTGGCGTCGATGAGGGTGTGCACCTGCTGCTCGCGCAGCCAGGCGGCGAGGCCGGCGGCCCCGCCGAAGCCGCCCACCCGCACCTCGCCGGCCGGCAGCCGCGGCTCGGCCACCCGGCCCGCCAGCGAACTGGTCACCCGCACCGACGGCTCGGCCGCCAGTGCCGCGGCCAGCTGCCGCCCCTCGGTGGTGCCGCCGAGGATCAGGATGTGCTTCACGGGTGTCTCCTCGGGGCTTGCTGACGGGCCCTTCGCGGCGGGCCCGGACGAACGAAGGGGTTGGCGTGGCTGAGAGTACGGGTACCGGTGTGGGCGGACGCAGCGGGCAGCTGCGCAGCAGCGGACTGCGCCCCGGGTGGACCACCGGGGCCTGCGCCACCGCTGCCACCACCGCCGCCTACACCGCCCTGCTCAGCGGAGCCTTCCCGGACCCGGTCCGGATCACCCTGCCCAAGGGCCAGCAGCCCGCCTTCGCCCTGGCCGGCGAGCGACTGGCGGACGGCAGCGCGATGGCCGCCGTGGTCAAGGACGCCGGGGACGACCCGGACGTCACCCACGGCGCCGTGGTGCGCTCCACCGTGCGGCACGGCGCGCCCGGCAGCGGCGTGGTGTTCCGGGGCGGCGACGGCGTCGGCACGGTCACCAAGCCCGGCCTGCCGCTGGCCGTCGGCGAGCCGGCGATCAACCCCGTGCCGCGCGAGATGATGCGCACCGCGATCGCCACGGTCGCGGCCGCGCACGGCGGCAGCGGCGATGTGGAGATCGAGATCGCCATCGACAACGGCGCCGAACTCGCCCGCTCCACCTGGAACCCGCGGCTGGGCATCCTCGGCGGGCTCTCGGTGCTGGGCACCACCGGCGTGGTGGTGCCGTACTCCTGCTCGGCGTGGATCGAGTCGATCCGGCGCGGTGTGGACGTGGCCCGGGCCGCCGGACGCACCCATGTGGCCGGCTGCACCGGCTCCACCTCGGAGAAGGTCGCGATCGCCGAGTACGGGCTGCCCGAGGACGCGCTGCTCGACATGGGCGACTTCGCCGGCGCCGTGCTCAAGTACCTGCGCCGCCACCCGGTGCCGCGGCTGACCATCGCCGGCGGCTTCGCCAAGCTCTCCAAGCTCGCCGCCGGCCACCTCGACCTGCACTCCGCCCGCTCCCAGGTGGACAAGGGCTACCTCGCGGGGCTGGCCCGGATCGGCGGCGCCGACCCAGAGCTGGTGGCCGCCGTGGCCGACGCCAACACCGGCTTGCAGGCGGTGCAGTTGTGCCGGGCGGCCGGGGTGCCGCTCGGCGACCTGGTCGCCGAGGCGGCCCGCGCCACCGCCCTCGAGGTGCTGCGCGAGGCACCGGTCGCGGTCGACGTCATCTGCATCGACCGCGCCGGCACCGTCGTGGGCCGCTGCGCACCGGCCGCCAACCGCGCAGCGCACTAGGGCTGGAGGGACCGGTCGCGGTCGCAGGAGTACAGGTGGCTGTCCTGGAACTGCTCCGCGGCCAGCGTGCGGCCCACCATGATGACGGCGGTGCGCAGCACCCCCGCCGCCTTCACCTGGTCCGCGATGTCCGCCAGGCTGCCGCGCAGTACCAGCTCGTCCGGGCGGCTGGCCATCGCCACCACCGCGGCCGGGCAGTCGGCGCCGTAGTGCGGCAGCAGCTCGGCCACCACCCGGTCCACGTAGCGGGCCGCCAGGTGCAGCACCAGCAGCGCGCCGCTGCGCCCCAGGGTGGCCAGGTCCTCGCCCGGCGGCATCGGGGTGGCCTGCTGGGCGATCCGGGTCAGGATCACCGTCTGGCCGACCGTCGGCACGGTCAACTCCCGCTTCAGCGCTGCCGCGGCCGCCGCGAAGGCCGGTACGCCGGGCACCACCTCGTAGGGCACGCCCGCCGCGTCCAGCCGGCGCATCTGCTCGGCGACCGCGCTGAACACCGAAGGGTCGCCCGAGTGCAGCCGGGCCACGTCCTGGCCGGCCCGGTGGGCGGCGACCAACTCCTCGGTGATCTGGTCCAGGTTGAGCTTCGCGGTGTCCACCAGGCGGGCGCCGGGCGGGCATTCGGCCAGCAGCTCGGCGGGGACCAGGCTGCCCGCGTACAGGCACACCTGGCAGCGGGCCAGGGTCCGGGCCCCGCGCACGGTGATCAGATCGGCGGCCCCGGGGCCGGCACCGATGAAGTAGACGGTCACAGGGTTTCTCCTCGCTCCGACCCTCGCTTGACGACGGACCACTGGGTGACCGGCATCGCCTGCCGCCACCCGGTGAACCCGCCCACCGGCACCGCATGTGCGACCGCCAGCTTCACCAACTCTCCACCGTGGCGCCGGTACCACTCGGCCAGCAGGGCCTCCGACTCCAGCGTCACGGTGTTGGCCACCAGCCGCCCGCCCACCGGCAGCGCCGCCCAGCAGGCCTCGAGCAGCCCCGGCGCGGTCAGCCCGCCGCCGATGAACACCGCGTCCGGCGCCGGCAGTTCGGCCAGCGCGGCGGGCGCCGGGCCGGTCACCACGCGCAGCCGCGGCACGCCGAGGGCACGGGCGTTGCGCTCGATCCTGGCGGCCCGGGTCTCGTCCTTCTCCACACTGACCGCCTGGCAACTCGGGTGCGTCCGCAGCCAT
Protein-coding regions in this window:
- a CDS encoding cobalamin biosynthesis protein CobG, which codes for MSPSLAAPEPARERAGRGRDDACPGALRLHAADDGALARIRVPGGLLTAEQALALATAAEELGDGALETTSRGNVQLRGLAADAGAELAARLTEAALLPSLSHDRVRNIVATPLAGLDGGTEGGIDLRPWIRELDALLCASDTARALSGRFLFALDDGRGDVAALDADVTLIARPDGSALLRLGRADWCAEAVDGPRAALRAAEEFVGLADGAWRVREADPDGTRLAARLGLTPRPLPELTGRRPVVGVQAGAIGVGLRFGRATADQWRALAGAASAAANELRVTPGAPSCCPVSPRAWHPGSPPGACAPTPARPGRAPPPAPAPPAAPSRSPMCAPTRPQRWRPPTSPVPCPSTGPAARAAAATPPAPGWTCSPPDRAAT
- a CDS encoding precorrin-8X methylmutase translates to MIEYEKDGAAIYRESFATIRAEADLAALPADVAQVAVRMIHACGMTDLVKDLLWTPNVVADARAALRAGAPILCDVSMVASGVTRKRLPADNEVICTLSDPSVPALAAELGTTRSAAAMELWRDKLAGSVVAVGNAPTSLFRLLEMIEDGAPRPAAVIGVPVGFVGAAESKQALAEHPSGLEHIVVTGRRGGSAIAAAALNAIASEVE
- a CDS encoding precorrin-2 C(20)-methyltransferase; protein product: MTDRQSPQGARLYGVGLGPGDPDLLTLRAAQVIAKADVIAYHSARHGRSIARSIAAPHLTGEQIEEKLVYPITVETTDHPGGYRGALEEFYEEAAARLAVHLDAGRTVAVLAEGDPLFYGSYQHMHKRLAHRYPTEVIPGVTSISAAAARLGEPLVEAEEVLTVIPGTLPEEELTARLAATDSAVVMKLGRTFPTVRRALERAGRLDEARYVERATMPGERTGKLAEIDPDGVPYFSVAVLPSRINHPKPEPEQGEVVVVGTGPAGPLWLTAEARGVLAAATDLVGYTTYLDRVPVRPGQVRHGSDNKVESERAEFALDLARRGRRVAVVSSGDPGVFAMATAVLEVACQEPYREVPVRIVPGMTAAHAAASRAGAPLGHDYAVVSLSDRLKPWTVVAERLRAAAAADLVLALYNPGSKSRTTQVGLARDVLLEHRAPDTPVVMARDVGGPTERVRTVKLGELDPAEVDMRTILLIGSSQTQAVQRGNGTEVVWTPRRYPEPSSEREG
- a CDS encoding helix-turn-helix domain-containing protein; this translates as MGRLLNGAPLPPTPAAPATPDPTVRLFPIGGRHPDAVLALRRKEPLTALDVRLITHTETVLARLLAARESAAERATLHQVSASLRVAAFQLLMGGQITLARRIASPLLPGVLVHERARVYLVDCTTTDRNVTARVLAGSLAGRALLARCPAYDTHLVVLAPLPLDASLDEQGWCPTGLALRGVVEPRPDHHLGGSTTVDLAQTADAYREAFNALTVARNLPHRHALYQAQTQLAQLVGEPAAGWAERLLGPVLELPRNQRDEVIETTRLALAFSHAQTGKILDVHRNTVARRIERGVGLLGLDWGSFQDRALLDLALQLLTEATGASEATDQRSAGRRVGLPEILSSEAARAWAQAFLAPLAEDRRPLLRTLAGWVAAGANARDTQTALGLHQQTVLDHLRTAERLLQRELTVGRSGAYELAWALWISGAAALPR
- a CDS encoding SDR family oxidoreductase, with amino-acid sequence MARRTTPQQSAGPRGRNIAIPDQSGRLAVVTGANSGIGYHTARLLALAGAEVVLAVRNGAQGEAAADRIRANAPTTGPVSVATVDLANLESVASFADVLLERGRPVDLLVNNAGVMAVPTRHTTKDGFELQFGTNHLGHFALTGRLLPLLRAATTPRVVTVSSLAARLGRIDLGNLNAEHSYRPWPAYNASKLANLLFAQELQRLSDRQRWGILSAAAHPGLSRTNLVNSGPRLGRQASPGRRSSSGRQWSLGRQSNRAAGLLLRLPVGSQSAEQGALPSLLAATGARVVGGGYYGPGGPFEIVGAPSTARLPRAATDLAMAARLWTASEQLTGVGFPA
- a CDS encoding cobalt-precorrin-6A reductase, with the protein product MKHILILGGTTEGRQLAAALAAEPSVRVTSSLAGRVAEPRLPAGEVRVGGFGGAAGLAAWLREQQVHTLIDATHPFAQVISRNAAEAAAATHTPLLALRRPSWVPVPGDRWHSVDSLAAAAALLPRLGRRALLTTGRLGLSEFAQVSGVHLVARSVEPPEPPLPADLTVLLERGPFTLDGERAVFREHRIDLLVSKDSGGAATAPKLAVARELGLPVVLVRRPDAPTGVQVVTDVSEALGELGLW
- a CDS encoding cobalt-precorrin-5B (C(1))-methyltransferase produces the protein MAESTGTGVGGRSGQLRSSGLRPGWTTGACATAATTAAYTALLSGAFPDPVRITLPKGQQPAFALAGERLADGSAMAAVVKDAGDDPDVTHGAVVRSTVRHGAPGSGVVFRGGDGVGTVTKPGLPLAVGEPAINPVPREMMRTAIATVAAAHGGSGDVEIEIAIDNGAELARSTWNPRLGILGGLSVLGTTGVVVPYSCSAWIESIRRGVDVARAAGRTHVAGCTGSTSEKVAIAEYGLPEDALLDMGDFAGAVLKYLRRHPVPRLTIAGGFAKLSKLAAGHLDLHSARSQVDKGYLAGLARIGGADPELVAAVADANTGLQAVQLCRAAGVPLGDLVAEAARATALEVLREAPVAVDVICIDRAGTVVGRCAPAANRAAH
- the cobM gene encoding precorrin-4 C(11)-methyltransferase produces the protein MTVYFIGAGPGAADLITVRGARTLARCQVCLYAGSLVPAELLAECPPGARLVDTAKLNLDQITEELVAAHRAGQDVARLHSGDPSVFSAVAEQMRRLDAAGVPYEVVPGVPAFAAAAAALKRELTVPTVGQTVILTRIAQQATPMPPGEDLATLGRSGALLVLHLAARYVDRVVAELLPHYGADCPAAVVAMASRPDELVLRGSLADIADQVKAAGVLRTAVIMVGRTLAAEQFQDSHLYSCDRDRSLQP